In a genomic window of Helianthus annuus cultivar XRQ/B chromosome 10, HanXRQr2.0-SUNRISE, whole genome shotgun sequence:
- the LOC110886197 gene encoding protein ALTERED PHOSPHATE STARVATION RESPONSE 1 codes for MGCSSSKLDDEEAVQLCKDRKNFIKKAVEHRTKFASGHKAYLQSLKRVSAALKDYVEGDEPREFSLNSFTTPPLPPSKKTTPRFITISPNSFTIEQPKVHYLRSGGNASVFVEEMPPESPEIARVESYNQSYNHSPVYQYAADSFFGMQSPMHPHSHSQSQASIFGYNRPNLPPPSPQRSSQWDFFFNPFSSLDYYGYNNRNSVFDDDVNGLQQVREEEGIPELEEETEQEEIEHFSHRRNRGSNGFNGHVNCDHEDEVSVVDDHDDDEDDDDDDAFETDSGEETVSEHELEPRPTVSKTQNLEVSKGESSGKVVNTGNGDGVMNQEKGKTEGTPGFTVYVNRRPTSMSEVIKDLEAQFQIISDSANELSVMLDANRAQYSSTSHELSAMKMLNPVALLRSASSSRSNSSRFLMNSSKEEGYASSSDQSDDSCMFHNSHQTTLDKLYAWEKKLYEEVKAGERIRIAYDKKCAQLRNHDAKGDDHSSVHKTRTAIRDLHTQIKVSIHSVEAVSKRIETLRDQELQPQLLELIQGLSRMWKVMAECHQTQKRTLDEAKILLAGTPSRPKKYTPLHPNEPHRLAQSASNLEFELQNWKACFETWITSQKSYIHAITGWLLRCIGSNSNNTTKFPFSPRRSTGAPPMFGVCIQWSRLFDSISEVPVLEGMDFFAAGVGSLYVQQLKEGGGGSGVGSSRRFGGSGMEMVESGRQQDEETVEKMEEVAIRVLCAGMSVAVSSLTEFAVCSAQGYADLIKQWESATCPGSSGGPKM; via the exons ATGGGATGTTCTTCATCAAAACTGGATGATGAAGAAGCTGTACAACTCTGCAAAGATCGAAAAAACTTCATCAAGAAAGCCGTTGAACATCGAACCAAATTCGCTTCTGGTCACAAAGCGTATCTTCAATCGCTCAAACGAGTTTCCGCAGCCCTTAAAGACTACGTAGAAGGCGACGAACCCCGCGAATTCTCGTTAAACTCATTCACCACACCACCATTGCCACCATCCAAAAAAACCACCCCAAGATTCATCACCATTTCCCCAAACTCATTCACCATTGAACAACCCAAAGTCCATTATTTAAGATCCGGCGGAAATGCATCGGTTTTCGTCGAAGAAATGCCGCCGGAATCCCCTGAAATAGCCAGAGTGGAGTCATACAACCAGTCATATAACCATTCTCCTGTTTACCAGTATGCAGCTGATAGTTTCTTTGGTATGCAGTCTCCAATGCATCCGCATTCGCATTCGCAATCGCAAGCGTCGATATTTGGTTACAACCGGCCGAATTTACCGCCCCCTTCGCCTCAAAGATCGTCACAATGGGACTTCTTTTTTAACCCGTTTTCGTCGTTGGATTATTACGGGTATAATAACAGAAACAGTGTGTTTGACGATGACGTTAACGGGTTACAACAAGTTAGAGAAGAGGAAGGGATTCCGGAGCTTGAAGAGGAAACTGAGCAGGAAGAAATCGAGCATTTTAGCCATAGGAGGAACAGGGGATCTAATGGATTTAACGGTCATGTGAATTGTGATCATGAAGATGAAGTTTCGGTAGTTGATgatcatgatgatgatgaggatgatgatgatgatgatgcgtTTGAGACGGATAGCGGGGAGGAAACCGTAAGTGAACACGAGTTAGAACCGCGACCAACGGTGAGTAAAACGCAGAATCTCGAGGTTTCGAAGGGGGAGAGTTCGGGGAAGGTTGTGAATACCGGGAATGGAGATGGTGTTATGAATCaagaaaagggtaaaaccgaagGGACACCGGGGTTCACGGTTTATGTGAACCGAAGGCCGACGAGCATGTCGGAGGTTATTAAAGATCTCGAAGCTCAGTTCCAGATCATTTCCGATTCGGCTAACGAGCTTTCGGTTATGCTGGATGCTAACCGGGCTCAGTACTCGTCAACGTCACACGAACTCTCAG CTATGAAGATGTTGAACCCGGTAGCGTTGTTGAGGTCCGCATCGTCTTCTCGGTCAAACTCGTCGAGATTCTTGATGAATTCCTCGAAAGAAGAAGGTTATGCTAGCAGCAGCGATCAGTCAGACGACTCGTGCATGTTTCACAACAGTCATCAAACGACTCTCGACAAACTATACGCGTGGGAGAAGAAACTATACGAGGAAGTGAAG GCTGGTGAAAGGATTCGTATCGCGTACGATAAGAAATGCGCTCAACTTAGGAACCATGATGCTAAAGGGGATGACCATTCTTCGGTTCATAAAACAAGAACAGCCATTAGAGATTTACATACACAGATCAAAGTTTCGATTCACTCGGTTGAAGCTGTATCAAAAAGGATTGAAACTTTAAGGGATCAAGAACTTCAGCCGCAGCTTCTTGAACTGATCCAAGG ATTATCAAGAATGTGGAAGGTAATGGCGGAGTGTCATCAAACACAAAAACGAACACTCGACGAAGCAAAGATTTTACTAGCCGGAACACCATCTAGACCGAAAAAATACACACCGCTGCACCCTAACGAGCCACACCGGCTAGCCCAGTCAGCTTCCAATCTCGAATTCGAGCTACAAAACTGGAAAGCCTGTTTCGAGACATGGATCACCTCTCAAAAATCCTACATTCACGCCATCACAGGCTGGCTACTACGTTGCATCGGATCAAACTCGAATAacacaacaaaattcccattttCTCCCCGACGGTCAACTGGGGCCCCACCGATGTTCGGGGTGTGCATCCAGTGGAGCCGACTGTTTGACTCGATCAGTGAGGTCCCTGTGCTGGAAGGGATGGACTTTTTTGCAGCAGGGGTTGGTTCTTTGTATGTGCAGCAGCTGAAAGAAGGTGGCGGTGGTTCGGGGGTTGGATCGTCGAGAAGGTTTGGCGGCAGCGGGATGGAGATGGTGGAGAGTGGGCGGCAGCAGGACGAAGAAACCGTTGAGAAAATGGAGGAGGTTGCCATTAGAGTGTTGTGTGCTGGAATGTCTGTTGCTGTGAGTTCCTTAACAGAGTTTGCTGTATGTTCAGCTCAAGGGTATGCTGATTTGATCAAGCAATGGGAGAGTGCCACGTGTCCAGGGAGTAGTGGTGGGCCCAAGATGTGA
- the LOC110886198 gene encoding light-mediated development protein DET1 isoform X2, with the protein MFRRHNITARIFERQIHTPAPGTSIHRARRFYENIVPASTIYEVECPDNSFRKFTEDGKYLISFSRNHQDLIVYRPTWLSFSCKQEDCDNQPLPPKAKKFESFFTQLYSVPLASANELICKDFFLYAETNQFGLFATSTAQIYDAPATGGAIQGVPSIEKITFHLLRLEDGVVLDERVFRNDYINLAHSMGVFLFDDLLAIVSLRYQRIHILQIRDSGSLVDLRAIGEFCREDDELFLNSSAQALSSVDKRAPHHTPVNNAVNGSPLEQPAQENPFLSGIKQRLLSFIVRGIQNEEKDETMRIQSLKKKFYFHFQDYVDLIIWKVQFLDRHHLLIKFGSVDGAVSRNADNHPAFFAVYNMESTEIIAFYQMSSDELYLLFEQYCDHFHVPSKSSPYMNFISSHSNNIHALEQLRSSKNKATSFPLFIKKVLVSLPFNCQSQSPSPYFDQSLFRFDEKLISAADRHRQSTDHPIKFILRRPPHTLKFKIKPGPEAGITDCRTKRISSFLFHPILPLALSVQQTLFLQPAVVNIHFRR; encoded by the exons ATGTTTAGAAGACATAATATTACTGCAAGGATATTTGAGCGTCAGATTCATACCCCTGCTCCTGGTACCTCT ATTCATCGTGCCAGAAGATTTTACGAGAATATAGTTCCTGCTTCTACAATATACGAAGTCGAATGTCCGGATAATTCATTTCGCAAGTTCACAGAAGATGGAAAATATCTGATAAGTTTCAGTCGAAACCACCAAGATTTAATCGTCTACAGACCAACATGGCTATCGTTTTCGTGCAAACAAGAAGATTGCGATAACCAACCTCTACCACCAAAAGCAAAGAAATTCGAGAGTTTTTTCACGCAGTTGTACTCGGTCCCGCTTGCTTCTGCAAACGAGCTCATATGTAAAGACTTTTTTCTTTACGCGGAGACTAATCAATTCGGACTTTTCGCAACTTCAACCGCGCAAATTTACGATGCCCCTGCTACTGGTGGTGCTATTCAAGGGGTTCCATCGATTGAGAAGATAACGTTTCATCTTTTAAG ATTGGAAGATGGAGTTGTACTTGACGAAAGGGTTTTCCGCAACGATTACATCAATTTGGCACACAGCATGGGTGTTTTTTTATTCGATGATTTACTTGCGATTGTCTCTCTCCGTTATCAACGTATTCACATACTTCAGATTCGGGATTCCGGCAGTCTCGTCGATTTAAGGGCAATCGGGGAATTCTGTCGCGAAGATGACGAACTTTTTCTCAATTCTAGTGCTCAGGCCCTTTCAAGTGTTGACAAAAGGGCGCCACATCATACGCCCGTAAATAATGCGGTAAACGGGTCTCCTCTTGAACAGCCTGCTCAAGAAAACCCGTTTCTAAGCGGTATAAAGCAAAGATTGCTTTCGTTTATTGTGCGAGGGATCCAAAATGAAGAAAAAGACGAAACTATG AGAATTCAATCCCTAAAAAAGAAGTTTTATTTTCACTTTCAAGATTATGTCGATTTGATTATATGGAAG GTGCAATTTCTGGACCGACATCACTTGCTAATCAAGTTTGGAAGTGTTGATGGAGCA GTGTCCCGAAACGCTGATAATCATCCTGCCTTCTTTGCCGTATATAACATGGAATCAACAGAAATTATTGCATTTTATCAg ATGTCATCCGATGAGCTGTATTTGTTGTTTGAACAGTATTGTGATCATTTTCACGTACCGTCAAAAAGTTCGCCGTATATGAATTTTATCTCATCTCACTCAAACAACATTCATGCTCTCGAGCAACTGAGAAGCAGTAAAAATAAAGCTACAAGCTTCCCATTG TTTATTAAGAAAGTGCTGGTCTCTTTGCCGTTTAATTGTCAGTCTCAGAGTCCTTCGCCTTATTTTGATCAGTCTCTATTTAGATTCGATGAAAAG CTTATTTCTGCAGCTGATCGACATAGACAGTCAACTGACCATCCGATTAAGTTTATCTTACGGAGGCCCCCACATACCCTCAAGTTCAAAATCAAGCCAG GACCCGAAGCTGGCATTACAGATTGCAGGACAAAGAGAATATCATCGTTTCTTTTTCATCCAATTTTGCCCCTCGCGCTTTCGGTTCAGCAGACTCTCTTTTTGCAGCCTGCTGTTGTAAACATACACTTCCGTAGATAA
- the LOC110886198 gene encoding light-mediated development protein DET1 isoform X1, which translates to MFRRHNITARIFERQIHTPAPGTSIHRARRFYENIVPASTIYEVECPDNSFRKFTEDGKYLISFSRNHQDLIVYRPTWLSFSCKQEDCDNQPLPPKAKKFESFFTQLYSVPLASANELICKDFFLYAETNQFGLFATSTAQIYDAPATGGAIQGVPSIEKITFHLLRLEDGVVLDERVFRNDYINLAHSMGVFLFDDLLAIVSLRYQRIHILQIRDSGSLVDLRAIGEFCREDDELFLNSSAQALSSVDKRAPHHTPVNNAVNGSPLEQPAQENPFLSGIKQRLLSFIVRGIQNEEKDETMRIQSLKKKFYFHFQDYVDLIIWKVQFLDRHHLLIKFGSVDGAVSRNADNHPAFFAVYNMESTEIIAFYQPFNILQMSSDELYLLFEQYCDHFHVPSKSSPYMNFISSHSNNIHALEQLRSSKNKATSFPLFIKKVLVSLPFNCQSQSPSPYFDQSLFRFDEKLISAADRHRQSTDHPIKFILRRPPHTLKFKIKPGPEAGITDCRTKRISSFLFHPILPLALSVQQTLFLQPAVVNIHFRR; encoded by the exons ATGTTTAGAAGACATAATATTACTGCAAGGATATTTGAGCGTCAGATTCATACCCCTGCTCCTGGTACCTCT ATTCATCGTGCCAGAAGATTTTACGAGAATATAGTTCCTGCTTCTACAATATACGAAGTCGAATGTCCGGATAATTCATTTCGCAAGTTCACAGAAGATGGAAAATATCTGATAAGTTTCAGTCGAAACCACCAAGATTTAATCGTCTACAGACCAACATGGCTATCGTTTTCGTGCAAACAAGAAGATTGCGATAACCAACCTCTACCACCAAAAGCAAAGAAATTCGAGAGTTTTTTCACGCAGTTGTACTCGGTCCCGCTTGCTTCTGCAAACGAGCTCATATGTAAAGACTTTTTTCTTTACGCGGAGACTAATCAATTCGGACTTTTCGCAACTTCAACCGCGCAAATTTACGATGCCCCTGCTACTGGTGGTGCTATTCAAGGGGTTCCATCGATTGAGAAGATAACGTTTCATCTTTTAAG ATTGGAAGATGGAGTTGTACTTGACGAAAGGGTTTTCCGCAACGATTACATCAATTTGGCACACAGCATGGGTGTTTTTTTATTCGATGATTTACTTGCGATTGTCTCTCTCCGTTATCAACGTATTCACATACTTCAGATTCGGGATTCCGGCAGTCTCGTCGATTTAAGGGCAATCGGGGAATTCTGTCGCGAAGATGACGAACTTTTTCTCAATTCTAGTGCTCAGGCCCTTTCAAGTGTTGACAAAAGGGCGCCACATCATACGCCCGTAAATAATGCGGTAAACGGGTCTCCTCTTGAACAGCCTGCTCAAGAAAACCCGTTTCTAAGCGGTATAAAGCAAAGATTGCTTTCGTTTATTGTGCGAGGGATCCAAAATGAAGAAAAAGACGAAACTATG AGAATTCAATCCCTAAAAAAGAAGTTTTATTTTCACTTTCAAGATTATGTCGATTTGATTATATGGAAG GTGCAATTTCTGGACCGACATCACTTGCTAATCAAGTTTGGAAGTGTTGATGGAGCA GTGTCCCGAAACGCTGATAATCATCCTGCCTTCTTTGCCGTATATAACATGGAATCAACAGAAATTATTGCATTTTATCAg CCTTTTAATATCTTGCAGATGTCATCCGATGAGCTGTATTTGTTGTTTGAACAGTATTGTGATCATTTTCACGTACCGTCAAAAAGTTCGCCGTATATGAATTTTATCTCATCTCACTCAAACAACATTCATGCTCTCGAGCAACTGAGAAGCAGTAAAAATAAAGCTACAAGCTTCCCATTG TTTATTAAGAAAGTGCTGGTCTCTTTGCCGTTTAATTGTCAGTCTCAGAGTCCTTCGCCTTATTTTGATCAGTCTCTATTTAGATTCGATGAAAAG CTTATTTCTGCAGCTGATCGACATAGACAGTCAACTGACCATCCGATTAAGTTTATCTTACGGAGGCCCCCACATACCCTCAAGTTCAAAATCAAGCCAG GACCCGAAGCTGGCATTACAGATTGCAGGACAAAGAGAATATCATCGTTTCTTTTTCATCCAATTTTGCCCCTCGCGCTTTCGGTTCAGCAGACTCTCTTTTTGCAGCCTGCTGTTGTAAACATACACTTCCGTAGATAA
- the LOC110886199 gene encoding zinc finger CCCH domain-containing protein 16 has protein sequence MPPRKEPCRNFQRGYCQYGERCKFLHVNPQQAKPSPNPFGFGTQNTSQPQKSNPFGFGTQTATQPQKPNPFGFGVQNNSKANQFKPGENKWSRFSPSGGNPTAPQKQDSQSSAPNHVCTDPESCKRQISEDFQQEKPLWKLTCYGHSKYGPCDIIGDVSYEELRASAYDDAKRGTNVQSIVEKERSLLNSKLIEFENLLRNPYKPPSNSNLNTQNTLPGTSTNTFPQTVQNNAPPAVSSFNQLGSSFNTGFQMRAPAPNNAFGQVNQFQAPTQISNAPQKNTFAFGIPGQLLGSQPSTQSFVSPVQATTPTFANAFSAAASPNLNISSQQPSMPFGTQNTSQQPSMPFGNQTSQQPSIPFGDQNSSAKVFHESITSVNTQNVPQSNNNEHDSIWFKDEWRAGEIPEEAPPEGVIF, from the exons ATGCCTCCCCGTAAAGAACCCTGCCGGAACTTCCAGCGTGGATA CTGTCAGTACGGCGAACGTTGCAAGTTTCTTCATGTTAATCCGCAGCAAGCAAAACCAAGTCCAAATCCTTTTGGATTTGGTACACAGAACACTTCTCAACCTCAAAAGTCCAACCCATTCGGGTTTGGCACACAAACCGCTACTCAACCGCAAAAGCCCAACCCGTTTGGGTTTGGCGTTCAGAACAACTCTAAAGCTAATCAATTCAAG CCTGGTGAAAATAAGTGGAGCCGGTTTTCTCCAAGTGGTGGTAATCCTACAGCCCCGCAAAAACAAGACAGCCAGTCTTCAGCACCTAACCATGT TTGCACGGATCCAGAGTCTTGCAAGCGCCAGATTAGTGAAGATTTTCAGCAGGAGAAACCACTTTGGAAACTTACATGTTACGGTCATAGCAAATA CGGGCCTTGTGACATCATTGGTGATGTTAGCTATGAAGAACTACGAGCTTCTGCCTATGATGATGCTAAACGTGGGACCAACGTTCAGTCAATT GTTGAGAAAGAGAGGAGTTTACTTAATTCCAAGTTGATTGAATTCGAAAACCTACTTAGGAATCCTTACAAACCTCCGTCAAATTCAAATCTTAATACCCAAAATACCCTTCCTGGTACCAGTACAAATACATTCCCTCAAACGGTTCAAAACAATGCCCCTCCTGCGGTTTCAAGTTTCAACCAGTTGGGTTCATCCTTCAATACAGGTTTCCAAATGAG AGCGCCCGCTCCAAATAATGCTTTCGGTCAAGTAAATCAGTTCCAAGCTCCTACTCAGATATCAAACGCACCCCAAAAGAATACTTTTGCATTTGGAATTCCAG GTCAACTACTGGGCAGTCAACCTTCTACACAGTCATTTGTTAGCCCTGTCCAAGCCACAACACCTACCTTTGCCAACGCTTTCTCTGCTGCAGCTTCACCGAATCTTAATATATCAAGTCAACAGCCGTCTATGCCGTTTGGTACTCAAAACACAAGTCAACAGCCGTCAATGCCATTTGGTAATCAAACTAGTCAACAGCCGTCTATACCGTTTGGTGATCAAAACTCTTCTGCAAAAGTTTTTCATGAATCAATCACCAGTGTTAATAC GCAAAACGTTCCACAGTCGAATAATAATGAGCACGACAGTATATGGTTCAAAGATGAATGGAGAGCAGGAGAG ATTCCTGAAGAAGCACCTCCAGAAGGAGTAATCTTTTAG